In Phalacrocorax carbo chromosome 1, bPhaCar2.1, whole genome shotgun sequence, the genomic stretch TGAGGCACTTAGGCTCTTCAGGTGGAGACTGAAAGAGTAATAAATATACTGGCTTTTAGAACTACCACTGGAACGTCTGGCAGCTTTACATATCTGAGTATGTTCTAGTCATTCATTATTAAACATAGGTGAGCAAGAAACTGGAAGCTACGGCATTCTTTCATAAAGCTGTCTCCCTGCTAGTATAGTGAATCTAGCTGTGCACGTTACAATTAAAATGCCTGAAAGATAAGTGTCACACTGCAAATTGAtggaaatttgttttgtttcttggtttgcttttttggtttttttacagatCACTTTGAAGAGATGTACAAGGTGACACTTCAGCTTAATCAGACCTATTATGTTATTCCCAAAGGTGAACGTCTGCCCTATTTCAGCTTCAGTGAAATAGCCAAGAAAGGTATTGAGGGTTCATACAGTGATAATCCAATTATCCGACATGCTTCAGTTGCTAACAAATGGAAGACTATCCACCTCATAATGCATAGTGGCATGAATGCAACTGTGATCTATTTTAACCTTAcgtttctaaataaaaatgatgAAGAGTTTAAAATGCAGGTAGCTGTTGAAGCTGATACTAGAGAGgaaccaaaactgaacataacTTCCATGCAAAAATCCAACTCTGATTTTAAAACTACAACTTCAGTACCAGAAGCTGAAATGATATTTGAGGATATTCCTGAAGAAAAACGCTTTCCAAGAGTCAGGAGACATCGAAATGGCACAAAGGAGAGTCTACACAAAGAGGTGATAATACCATCAGTAAATGTGTCTCTCCTCCCTGAACATGTCCAGCGAGCGCTCCAGAACCTGGACTTAAAACTACTAAATGGTGATATAACTCAGAAAGGATTTAACCTATCCAAGGCTGCTCTCCTGAGACCTTTTCAGTTCTTAACTACAGTAAAGAGTATTATAGGCCTGGAAAAGAAGGGCATGTATAATCCTTCAGAAGATGAGAAGAACCGTACCAGCTGGCAGAAGCCTTACAAAGATGTAAACGatgccaaaataaaaacaataaaagcacATGAAGAAGTTCCTTCAAGGCTTACAGGAACAAAGGGGGCTGTTGTGACGATGAGCACAAATAAACCTATTTATAAAGTAAAGCCTAAATCCACACTTCCAGCCCAGAgcatgggaaataaaaatgaaactcgAGAAAAAGTACTGAATGCACTCATGTTAAGGGAAACCCAGAAATCAAAACATACTGGGAATTTAGATACTGGAGAAGATGCACAGGCaatggaaggaggaaaagggcaTGTGCAGGGGGATATAAATGTAAGGGAAGGGCTAGTGGGAAGAAAATTACAGTCTTATGCTGGAAGTTACCAAGGCTTTTTGCcatgggagaaaaagaagtatttccAGGACCTTCTTGATGTGAGTATCTTAACGTCATTGCTTATTGGAAAAGTTGCATCTTAATGCATTTATTGGAATACTGCTAATATGATTTATAAACTTGGAACATGTCTTGCCTTTGAGGCAAATACTGAGACTTTTTTTGAAAGCTCCTTTTGACTTTTCACATAAAATCTAATTTGTTTATGATCTGGGCCTCTCTTAGCTAGGTGGCAAAAACTGAAAAGCcatttctgttccctttctactcccttctttttttaagtcagaTTCTCTTTTTATTCGTTGTATGTTGGCACAGTGCTGCTGTTCAGGCATAGCACTACAACAGAAAgcttaaattttgttttgcgTTTATGCAAATATGgattcagtttattttaaaaaatacgtaaaaatatgtataatgGTAAGTACTTGGGTTCTAAAAGTTAAATTGAAAGCCTGCCAACAAAACTGAATATCCAGACCGTGTCAAGAAAATGCGTAGGAAGCTTCCTCTGCTTCCGGCCAAAGTGTTTTGGCAGTTCTGAAAACCTCTAGAAGAGAAGATAGAGACTGTGCTTTAGTTGGTAGCAACTGCTTTGCACTACTCCAAATAGCAAAAGGGCTTTGTTCTGAAAGACTACCTTTTCTGTTCGTCTGAGATTGGATTTTGCATGAGGAATCTTTATAAACATAGGATTTCAGTTCATCAAATATGGGTGAATAATCagcaaaaaaaaggcaatgttaCAAATAAAACTGATAGCAAAAGAGGGCTtttgtgtgagtgtgtgtgtgtggagtcAGAGCACAAATATTAGGGAAGTTTTTTATAGTCTGCTTTTCCTCAAAGCATgaaaattttaaggaaaatgttacttttttctttttaaagagagaactatggaatatgaagaaaaatattcaaaacttttcttcccattttttcaGATATCGTAAAGAATTGGCACCTggctgaaatgtattttttcctgtgtttaatgtttttgttcttttttggtAATGTAAACTTGATTTATGCCTGTCCTGCTGTTTAGGAAGAAGAGTCATTACTCAAACAAATGTCGTACTTTACTGATAGTAAACATTTTGGAAGGCAGCTGAAAGATACATTTGCTGATTCCCTTCGATATGTAAATAAGCTTTTGAACAGCAAATTTGGATTTACATCTCGGAAAGTTCCTGCTCACATGCCTCACATGATTGACCGCACTGTGATGCAAGAGCTACAGGATATGTAAGTATGTCTTTGTTTGGAATAATGTAAAACTGTAGGTAATTCTACCCTTCTGTTGGTGCTTTGCCATAGCTATTTCCAATGTATTGATGGCTACTCTTCGAATTTCTATTTTGAGAAGGGAAATAGGGCATTTATTACAAAATGATAGTTGTGCTAAAATAAGTAGACTTTGAAGACCTTCTAAAATTCTAGATGAGAATTTGGTTTTAGGGAAGGAATGTTTTACTTTAGTAAACAGGAGTACTAAATTAGTGTATGTTCTTATGTAGGTTTCCTGAGGAGTTTGACAAGACATCATTTCACAAAGTGCGGCACTCGGAAGATATGCAGTttgctttttcatatttctaCTACCTTATGAGTGCAGTCCAGCCGCTGAACATTTCGCAGATCTTCGATGAGGTTGATACAGACCAGTCAGGCATTTTGTCTGACCGAGAGATTCGCACATTGGCCACGAGAATCCATGAACTACCATTAAGTTTGCAGGTACTCTTTCCTTACCAATACCTTTTAGACGAGCTTCAGTTTTAAAGCACAAAACAGTTAAAATGAGTAAAATCTCTATTTATCCTTGCTTATAGCATCTTTAATACTTGGCAATTCTTAAATCTTACAGGGACAATATAACACTGTGCTCTCATTGTTATATGGAGTCAACCATTAAATTGATTGCTAGCAGCATCAGAAAAATGGATCACTGGTGTCTGAGTTCAAGAAAGCAGTTAGCGTGGGTTTGTCAGGAAAGATGGTCACTGGTAAAAGCCACTGTGAAGGGTGGGATCCTGCTGTGCTTATACATAGTATAGGACAGTCCTTGCCCTGAGGAACTTGTGGCCtaaagaagtgagaaaaaaaggtaGCAAAGAAGTCATACTAGTAAATACTATGACCATATACAAAgattcacatttctgtttttctgggaGCCTGATAAGCAAAGAGACATGGTCTTTGTAGGACTTATGCTCTTAGAGACAGTTGGTAGAGAACAAAGTGTACTATTTCTGCTTTACAGAGAAGAATCGGCACAAACcagtaaaatagttttttttcttataatagCACATAAAATCATTGGCATAGCTGTaacacagccctgctccagtgtgTTTCTGACCCGTACCTTAGTCAGAAAAACTTCTTCCTGTCCTTTCAGTTCACTTCTCTGATTGTTTGCTTGATTTGAGGTTTAATATGCCATTGCTATTTTGGGAATTCTGTCCTGACCTCATCAATAAAGgtgtgcttttcatttttaaatgaaaattacattaaatcaTGCTTTATCTGGTCTCAGTTCAACTATGCACTGAGCATTTGCTTCAATTCAGGCATGTGGGGAGTCCCACACGTTATTGAATTGGGGTCTGCTGAATagtaagtcttttttttttccaatagtAGCATAGAAATTTGTTATGTAGGTAACACTAAGTATGTCTGTGCAACCTGGATTTTTAGAACTGTTAGTGAGAAAACAGgattatcttttttccccttctctttctgttaGGATTTGACGGGTCTAGAACAAATGTTAATAAATTGTTCTAAAGCTCTTCCTGCCAACATCACTCAGATCCATGTCATTCCACCAACTCAGGAAGCATATTATGATCCCAATCTGGTAAGAAACATTGGTCTTAAAAgatgcttcatttctttcttgagCATGTAATTACTGTGCTTGAAAAGCTGGTGCAATTTCTAGAAGGAAAGTATTTACAAAAATTTCTACTTGTGTGTACAcgaagtgttttaaaatgataaatttaCAAGCTACTTCCTAACTTATAAAGCCATTAATTTCcttcaaaaacagagaaaagatgaGCTTTAGAATGTAAGGCATTTAAAAAGTCATCCTCGCTAGGAAAATTCAGTGTTGTAACCCAAAAAGACAATAAGCCCACGACCTCTCTGACTGGAACGTTCTGATAAGTCTTTATCTGAGTTATAACCCAtgtattaaaaccaaaacaaaacccgcAGAACCACCAAACCATCAGATGGACATCTTTAGAATAATTCTTCATAATTTGAAGGCTTCAGACTAACTCCTAACTTCCAAAGATGGGCGGACAGGAACCTCATGGagttcagcaaggagaagtgcaaagtgctgcacctggggaggagcaaccccatgcaccagtatatGCTGGAGGCcacacagctggaaagcagcttggcagaaaaggacctgggggtcttGGCCagcaccaagttgaacatgcAGCAGCGGTGTGCCCTTGCTGCAACGGCAGCTAACGGTACCCTGGGCTGCACTAGGCaaagtgttgccagcaggtcaacaGCAGGTCAGGAGGTGACCCGTCCCTCTGCTCATCACTGGTGAAGCCACCCCTGGAGGGCTGTGTTCAGTTCCAGGCTCCTCAGTTCAAGGGACACATGGACTTAGCGGGGGGAGTCCAGTGAAGGGTCATGGAGGTGATTACGGGGCTGGAGCATTTCTTTTATGAGGAAaagactgagagagctgggactgtttagcccAAAGAAGAGTAGTCTCAATgaatataaatacctgaagggaggatgcaaagaagacagagccaggctcttttcagtgctgtccagtgacaggaccagaggcgGTGGGCACGAACtgaaaacacaggaggttccctctgaacatcaggaaacacttttttatggTGAGGGTGACCAAGCCCTGGCACTGGTTGCCCATCTGTGGGCAGTCTTCATCCttagagatattcaaaagccatctggacatagTTCTGGGCAACTGGCACTAGGTGGCCCTGTAagagcagggggtttggaccagatgagctcccaaggtcccttccaacctaaaccattctgtgaaaaCTGAGGTCTTAGGATTAGATGTTCCTTAAGGTTTTAAGtacttaatttatattttagtgGTTAAATTCTCATTAAAATCTGCTGGAATTTAGGAATCTAGAATCTCTAGATCTGATACTAATACCTAAATTTCTTTTACAATGAGAATTTTATTCCTGCATCAGCCTATGCATTTGAGAAAAATGTGTGCATGTACTTTGCTTAATTGATGACCTGGTATTTTATAGCTTCAAACCAATACAGtatcaaagtaaaaataatcaaaatgaGTACAGTTCACGAGCAGTTGGGTAGTAGAAGAGCATTATTGATCTCCAACACATGCAAGTCATAGTAGAAAGATCTACAGTGTGTATGTAGAAAGTGTATATGGACATTGactactctttttctttttttccccctcccctctggACACCTATCCTGCCTTGTATTCTTATCACATTATGttacaaggttttaaaaatattttcccctgcACCTGAATTCCAGCAAAGTTCTATATAAAGCCATTCTGCCAGCCTGATTTGAAGAACTGGAAATGTGGATTTAAGAATCCTACACAGTTTGAGGACATTACATCCACTATAGCCTTACTTCTTCATTTTGCCTCATTATGCCTCTCAGTTCAGTTTGcaaaattctgtgaaataaaaactttgaaGAGTAGTAATAAAGGATGTCTGACACTAATATGTTTTAAGATGGGGTTGAAAATAAGTCTGTGGTTGGGAACAATGTCAAATTACTTTAATCTTTTATTGAGAATTACGAAAATATCACTAACCTAAGCGTTAATGCCTAATGTACTAATGTTACCAGTCAGTCCAAATAGTGACAAAATAGTGTTTGTGTTTAGCACAGAGGCCTAATCTATTTGTCCGCAACAGCTAAATTTCTTGGAATGAGCCTATTGCCATAGAAATATCACTTGAGAATAgggattttatttctcagaactGTTTCAACATAGCCTGTGATAGAAATAAGGCCTAATATGTATCAGCTGTTCTGCAGAGTTTGCCTGGCCAGTGTTACTGGTGGCCTCTACCAGAGGAATGTCAGACAGCTGTCAAATGAGGTACAATTTCTGAATATGTTAGAGGATGAAATCTAGAAGTTGGAATGTTTTTGCCAAAAGTAATCTGTACTTTTCATATAATGTTTGTATGCATAGGAAATTGTGATGTTATGCACCAgtatctcttttcttttgtttttcccctcaagAGTTGATCAAGAAACTATTGCTTTTCATTCCAGGAGAGTAAAGCATACACAGGCCCTTTGAGCTTAATATAAGTTTTCTACAAAGTACATCTTTATAACAGACTCCATAATTTTCAGTAACCTGTAATGTAAATAATGTTTCTTCCAGCCTCCAGTAACAAAAAACCTAGTGACTAATTGCAAACCTGTGACTGACAGAATTCGTAAGGCATACAAGGACAAAAACAAATACAGGTGTGTTGTTTCAGTCTTGTGAAAAGCCACGGTAGTTTTTGTAAAGGAATAAGAAGAGGTATAAATATATACGTGACCAAAGATTTTATGTGTATGTTAATTGAACTAAGCcttgtttattttaacagtGAAACTGAAGAAATGTACTGATACCTACTTGTGTATGTTTCATTGTGCAGaatgatgtgatttttttcatggtttcATATTTAGTTAGCTAAACATTTCCATGCTACTTGTGTCATCTTGGGCCAGATCCTAATTCACATTGTACAACAGTAAGAGTATCTCTAGATGACTATATGTAGTCACTATACGTAGTGACTGAGGGCAGTTAGAGTAGCATAAAAAGAAGGAACGAGCCTGTCCTGTACCTAGAAGTTGTAAATCTGCTTCACCCTTTCTTCTACTGAagtgtaaaaaaagaaaagaaaacacattttagccCTGACTACATTGTGGTTTTCCTGCAAGGAGGAAGAGTGACAGGTAGGGAGGGAGTGggacaagaaaaacatttccacCCCCTTTGGAAAGGGCAGGACAAACCGTGATCGTGACCGTGGGTTGGTTTGAATAATTGTATTTACATAGACCTGCCTGAGATCAGGTTCTCTCAgatctttcttctctgcaaccTGCAAACCGATTCCATGCTGATGAGGCTGTTTGCTGGCATGGAGCTTATAGCCTTGTCTCCTGTCCATTGCCTCACCAGCGGTGTTGGGCAGGGGAGGGCGATGGGGAGCCTCTGAAGTGTGCAGTTGCCCCAGTGAGTGGCTACAAAGTCAAATAAAACGGTAGAATGGAAGATGGTTACAGATGCTGCTTAGGGCAATTTTTGGACATTATTATACATTAATTCATAGTATCTCAAGTTGTGCTGTAAACTTTATAAGTAATTCTTTTCCCAGGACAGTTTATGCTAAAACTGAAAAGCTAACACAACACAGACTGAAAAATGTTGGGGTGGAGGCAAGGATTTGCTGTGCTTAAtgatataaatacattagcatgTCAGTTTCAGATAGAAGTTGTGCTTTGGTTCTGTTGAACTTTAATATTGAAAAGCTGTATTATTGATTTTGTGAGCTTAATAAATGGAGTATCTTCTCAGGTGAGACTTCAAAGAGCAGGCACGGTGTTTTCTTATATCAAGATAGGAAAGGTGAAAAATATGTGTTGTACCTCTAGTAAGACTATTGAGAGAGCATTTGACCCCCTTTAAAACTCAAGGTATCCTTCAGAAATTATGTACTTCTGCATCTCATGTTTGTTTTGACTGCAAGTTAATGGTTAGGTGGGTAAGGAGggctttatttgtatttaaggCTGTAGTTTTATATATTCtttagtaattttattttaagatttttctggAATTGGTGATTGGATAAGAACAACATGTTTTCTCATGTCATAACAAGTGTTATAGGTACTTTCAGATTGTTACTCTTATGCCAAATCTTGTAGTTTACATAATTTGTATTATAATTCAGTTCTTTGGTTTATGGGTAGCTACTAATAGATCTACAGGAAAGTGGTTCAGTACAAGAACGTcatctgaaaaatgtaaatatgctGGTAGAAATCAAATTATAAATTCTGGTGAAGGTTGGACAGTCAGATTAGAAATAAGctattaaacaaaatattaaattaatatttattgaaCCTGACTTTAGGTTGTTTTGATAATGTACAAATGTTTTTTAACAATAAGGTTTGAAATcatgggagaagaggaaattgCCTTCAAAATGATTCGCACAAATGTCTCTCATGTAGTTGGTCAGCTGGATGACATACGAAAAAATCCCAGGTATCCTGTTTCTTGATTTGCATGAAGCTTTGAggtggttttaattttctgcttcaaCTGTTTACACTgtgcattgaaaaaaaaataatttattgcaatGTATTTCTACACTGTGTGTTACAGGGCAAGACCAATTTTAACCAAAAGTAtgtctgttttttctatttaaCTCAAGCTAAGTAACGGCTCTCTGTTATGCTAGGGGTTCTTTCCTTAATTTCtgttagatttttatttatctaaACTCTTTGAAAACTTACAGATAAAATTCAGCTATTTCTGAGGCTTTCATTCTTGCCATTTTAGAGGGCATACAGTTTATATTGGAGGTAGTTTTAAAGGAAGAGCATTTTGATCTGCTTTATgtagcaattttaaaattaggtcTGGGTTATTTTGTTACAAAATCAGTTTTCCATATCCATTGTGCTTTCATGATCTGTTACAACATGGCAAGaggtattaatattttttaaaaaaatatttgatgagAAACCGTCTGTTTCTCCACTCTGCAGTGGTGAAAGGTTTAGATACCCAAATCTGAGGGCAGGCTCTGTAGTGTTGAATTAGGCTTCTGAAATGACTGAGATAAATGGGAAAGTGAATGCCCTGGCATACATTTCACAGCAACCACCTTGCAAAGCAAAGGATGATATTGTTTGAGACTCGAGTCTGAATGTGCTTCGTAGAAGTATTTATCTATAGTCCTGAGCCGACTGCATAAGACTGGGGTTCAACAAGACGCGATAATTTAATAGGCAGCTGTCTTAAAAGTGAGACAGCACCTCCACCcgtctcctctccttccttcctcttgttCGCACGCTTTTATCTTGCATCTTgcttctgtcttcagaaaaCTACATAGTTCTCTGCTGGTTTAATGAGTTTGGCCTCAAGGAGGGGTCCAACGAGTGTCAAAAACAGAGCGAGGAGGAAGGTAGGACCGGGTACCTTGGGTCAGGGAAAGTGCAACCTCCTCTTGCAGGTCACAGCAAGCTATCGGGTAATCTCATCTGCCCGTAAAGCCTACACCATTACTTTCATTTGTAGATAAATAGCAGGTTTTCATTTGCCTCTTACTATTGTGCTGCTTGCTAGATCATTCATTCAGGAAGAGGAATGCTAGTCTTGAAACACTTTGCAGCTGAAGGTGGTTTGTATCAATTGCTCTTCCTTACAAGAGTGCCTTCTGGCCACAATTTCAGCATTCCAGTTCCCACAATGACCCGGTTCAAAAGAAAAGCGGGCAGTGCCCTAACTCATCCTGTcacttccccttcctcctccattttttttttgtatctgctAGCTAGGACTTTTTCTTGAAATGTAGGTGTGATTTCACGCCTTCTGTTAGGCCCAAGGAGGGCACGTAACATGAGTTTCTCACCTTCAGTGTTCAAGTTCATGCTTGCAATCACTGGCTTCTTATTTCGAAGGGTGGTTGCTCATTTCAGACTTGATCCTGACGCTGTGTTGGTTGTGGTATGAGTATACCTAATGGATTGAGGCCTTCTAGCAACTTAAAATGGACCTGCCTATTCTGTGGAGTAATTGCATCCTTAGATGAGGATCTGTGTGAGTAAGGGTGTCTGTCTAACGTGTTGTAACAGGAACCTCAGCAGGCAAGATGAGGCAGGAGAGCTGATCTCTCTTGaatatttcttgatttttcaTATGATGCACTGGCATGCTATTATAGACTCAGTGTGAGACCCCATAtatgaggttttgttttttggttgggtttttttgtttgttggtttttttttctctgaaggaaCAAGAGTGTATTGTAGCCCCAGATTGTTGGCTGGTTCGTGAAGTGAGGTTGAGTCAATTGGTTAGGCTGTATTCCTGCAAAGTGTAACGCAGTACTGTAGTCATATCTTGTTAGCAAAGGTGACCTATCATGGGTGTGTAGGCATgccatttccttctttctgccaTGCTTTCCCTGCATGTAACAACATAAGTTACATACGGTCTCTAAAAACAGGTATTGAGAGCCCTTCTTGGGACAAACTAAAAGCATCATTCACTTACTGATCTGCCTAAAATGTTTGGTTTACATCCTTAAGGAAAAGTGAGCCTTAATCATCTAGGTATTAATTCAGATTTGGTTTCTTTTGGATGGATTAAAACAGTCTTTCAATTTGAAGCAGGTTAATATCCTCATCGCTCCCACTTACTGTGCTTTGGTTTGCTCTGTGTAGCAGTCTCAGTCTGTAAACTGCATCTCTGTCAGATGAAGCTAAACAGGGATATACACCCCAGGAGTGCAGCTACTGCACTCCCAGGGCTAATGAGCTGCCAGTCCAAGGGACAAGGTCAGGGATAGTCCAGAGTGAACTCTCAAAATGCTTATAGTGTAGACATATGATTGCCGTAACCAGCTGCTTTGCATAGCATTACTTGATAGTGTAGACATAACCTGCTCATCTTTGAAGAGATGTATTTTGTTCTTCTCAGATGTAGCAATTTGAATGACTGTGTGTCCCCTGCATGTAATTGTCTAGGGCAAGGTTAGCAATTATGCCAGGTTCAGTACAGAGTGAGGAGAAAAGCGGTAATGCCCTGTTGTAGGCTGATTCACATGCTCTATAGTTCTGCTTATTTCCAGCTTGAAGTAGGAAGTCTGAACTTTGCTCTTTGAAGGGGCACACGATACTATAGAGAATGCAGCTGACCAGAACTACTTATTTACAAAGGTTAGCAATTACAAGGCATATGTCACCAGATATGATTTCTCCCTCAGGGGAAAATGTAAGGGTCTTGTATCTCACAATATAAATAAATCACATAACCTTGCCCATATTtggaaaagggaatttttgtgGTCAAGCACCAGGTCAGAATGGCAAAGGGTACATAGCAGGCTAGTGCACGAGCTGCTGCTTGAGTTCAATGATTTGCAGTAACTAAGATAGTTGTGTGTTTCTTATATGGGAAATAACTCTTGGCAAGAGGCATTATTGGGAGCATACTTATTTGGTCACAATGACTTCCATATGAATTCTATCTAGGTGGCTGTTGATTGTATTTTGGTTGATCTGGTTGATTTGGTTGGTTCATCTTTGGGCCTGTGATTCAAGTCACGTCCTGCCCAGCTGATAGTGTTCCCAGTAACTCAAAGCCTGGGACCAAGCTTTGCCTTCTCTTGTACAATCTTTTATAGTTTTTACGTTGACTTTCTCAGAGTGCAGCATAcacagtaaaatattaataatttagtATGTTTACTTCCTACTGTGGAGCtcattttgttatttaatacACTTCACTAATgatgatttatttaaaagtataaaAACCCTTACCCAAATCATAATTCTGGCCTTCAAACCTGCTGTCTGTATCCAGTGGGATACATTTCTCTGGGATGGTGCATACTAGTGCCCATTAGATGGCAGCATTATATAAatagaagagagagaaatgtttGTCATTTGACTCCTCAGAGGTTTTGACTTGCTGTCAGCCTCAGTCCtcttagaattaaaataaaattaatttaaaatagtgCAACAGTAAAGAAACTGATTATCAGTATCAAATACAtcaatttggttttaaatggCTACTGTAtcaattttgtttaaaagaattCTATTTGTGTTCTTCGTTTGCCGATATCTTTGCTGTATTATGAAAGGAAATATTctaacaaatacttttttttcctagaaaatttGTTTGCCTAAATGATAACATTGATCATAATCATAAGGACGCTCAGACAGTTAAAGCAGTGCTTAGGGATTTTTATGAATCAATGTTCCCCATACCTTCCCAATTTGAACTGCCAAGAGAATATCGGAATCGTTTCCTTCACATGCATGAACTCCAAGAATGGTATGTTACACAGGTTCTCTTCAAGTTATTGTAGTGCGATAGCATATAATTAGAGAACATATTGGTAcaatccattttttcccccagcatttTCATGAAGAAGTTAACAGTGAACATAATGTGACAAGATTTGAATGGACTAGGATTTGAGGTTTACAGTAATTGggtttttcctgttgcttttagTGTCATTAACATTTCATTGGCCCTAACGTACttcaaagaaatgtttaaaaaaataaaatcaggacttctgatttcctttaaatataaacaaagcTCCTTGTTCGGAATGGCTGTAGCAGAGGGGCAATACAAACTATGTTAACTTTCTCACTAagtgatgtaatttttttctgtcagacaGCAATAAGCAGCTAGATACTTGTCAGAAAAGATACATGTGTGCCTCACTTTTACATAATGTCTGAAATTTTCATATGTATTTACCTCTTGCCATTTTATAAGTAATGTTTTAACTTCAGAAATTGAGGAAGTTGATTTGAGAATACAAGCAAAAGTTTGGCAAGTGTAGTGATAAAAATGGCAAGAGTGGTAGAGTAATTCTGTTGCTGAGCAGAAAATTATGAGAGCACGCTGTTAGTAAGGAAAGAGAAGATATTAGAGGAACTGTAGAAAGAATCAGAACGATCGTAGATGAGAACAACAGGCATGGACTGTGGTGCTACAAGCCCTGCTGTAGCAGTGGCAGGGAGAGTCAGGACCAAACCCTTTCCAGCAGTTACCTGTAGAAATCTGGGGTGGAGGAGCAGGCATATTGTTGGCTCCCTTTTTGCAGACACCTCCCAAGGCTTTGTTAGCTTCACAGGAACCCTTTATATTGACTTGTTTGTAGCCAAAGCGGATTTCTGCCAGGGTGGGTTAAAGCATCCTGAAGTGCTGGTGGAAATCCATGTTTATCAAAAAGCTTTACAGAATCATAGGACAGCCCAG encodes the following:
- the GNPTAB gene encoding N-acetylglucosamine-1-phosphotransferase subunits alpha/beta isoform X1, encoding MLLKLLQRQTYTCLSHRYGPCLCLGGLVLMIVSALQFGEVVLEWSRDQYHVMFDSYRDNVAGKSFQNRLCLPMPIDVVYTWVNGTDVELIKELQQVREQMEEEQKIMREILGKNATEPTKKSEKQLECLLTHCIKVPMLVLDPALPTNVTLKDLLSIHPALQAANNVFFVAKPKNPSTNVTVIVFDSPKDVEAAHSGMLKDNSKQIVWRGYLTTDKEVPGLVLMQDLAFLSGFPATFKETNQLRTKLPESLASKVKLLQLYSEASVALLQLNNPKGFQELSKQAKKNMTIDGKELMLNPAYLLWDLSSVSQSKQDEDISASRFEDNEELRYSLRSIERHAPWVRHIFIVTNGQIPSWLNLDNPRITIVTHQEIFQNVSHLPTFSSPAIESHIHRISGLSQKFIYLNDDVMFGKDVWPDDFYSHSKGQKVYLTWPVPNCAEGCPGSWIKDGYCDKACNNSACDWDGGDCIGNSGGSRYVAGGGAVGGIGNGPPWQFGAGISGVSYCNQGCANSWLADKFCDQACNVLSCGFDAGDCGQDHFEEMYKVTLQLNQTYYVIPKGERLPYFSFSEIAKKGIEGSYSDNPIIRHASVANKWKTIHLIMHSGMNATVIYFNLTFLNKNDEEFKMQVAVEADTREEPKLNITSMQKSNSDFKTTTSVPEAEMIFEDIPEEKRFPRVRRHRNGTKESLHKEVIIPSVNVSLLPEHVQRALQNLDLKLLNGDITQKGFNLSKAALLRPFQFLTTVKSIIGLEKKGMYNPSEDEKNRTSWQKPYKDVNDAKIKTIKAHEEVPSRLTGTKGAVVTMSTNKPIYKVKPKSTLPAQSMGNKNETREKVLNALMLRETQKSKHTGNLDTGEDAQAMEGGKGHVQGDINVREGLVGRKLQSYAGSYQGFLPWEKKKYFQDLLDEEESLLKQMSYFTDSKHFGRQLKDTFADSLRYVNKLLNSKFGFTSRKVPAHMPHMIDRTVMQELQDMFPEEFDKTSFHKVRHSEDMQFAFSYFYYLMSAVQPLNISQIFDEVDTDQSGILSDREIRTLATRIHELPLSLQDLTGLEQMLINCSKALPANITQIHVIPPTQEAYYDPNLPPVTKNLVTNCKPVTDRIRKAYKDKNKYRFEIMGEEEIAFKMIRTNVSHVVGQLDDIRKNPRKFVCLNDNIDHNHKDAQTVKAVLRDFYESMFPIPSQFELPREYRNRFLHMHELQEWRAYRDKLKFWTHCVLVTLIVFTVISFFAEQLIALKRKIFPRRRIQKEVGHERIKV